The genomic window CTGGGGAACACTGTCAAGGTGTTCCTCAAATCTGCCTGTAAGGTAGCGCAGCGACCGTCCGCCTGACATTGTGTAACTCACAGAATAAGGTAATCAAAGAGTACCTCCGTAGGTGGGTTTCGCGCTGCTCTCGTGCCTGTCGATTGCTAACCATTGTGCTGGGCTCCTCTTTCACCTCCTGAACTCAAACTGGAAGGAGATGGCAAATTCTCTGCTGCAAGATGAAGAGAGACCGCTAGGGCATTCGAGACTCCCCGGATGGCTACTGTGTACCAAGGTTATTGGCACCTGCGACCGCTTGACTGTGGTCCGGGCGTCCGTTGCGAGGTAACGACTTGCCGCCGTAGCTAGCTACGGGCTATTGTAGGCGTTGCTCGTGTCGGATCGACTACACTAGATCGGCAGTTGATGGTGGAGAGTAAGCATCTTCAGGTACCGGCCGGTTGTTAGGTGGAGAAGCTCGCTCATGAACCTTCGTGTTGGTCGAGCAAGACTGCACTGCAGTGGACAGGCTAATTTCACCCCACTGAACTCCCTCCCAGCTGAGCGACAGACAGGGCGGTGAGAGGGGGCAGAAACGCCGATAAGCTGACGCAGTGCAGGGGTTATCGCTAGGTAACTGCTATGGAAATTTCCTGGCAGCTCAAGCCGCAGCGACTCAACCAAGATCTGAACCCAAGGGCGGCTACGAGGCCACATCATGTTTGCGCGACCGAGAATACGAAAGACGGCCCCTCCACCGCCCAAGAAGCGGAAGACGGTGCATGCGATCGAGGAGATTACCTTCGACAAGGATGCACGCGCCGAGTTTCTCACAGGCTTCCACAAGCGCAAACAGGCGCGGATCAAGCATGCACAGGAGGTAGCCGAGCAGAAGGCGCGGCAGGAGAGGATCGAAATGCGGAAGCAGGCATGTGGCCGCCTTTCGTGGACCTGCGTTGCAGGAGCTCCCACAATCCCCTGCGCTGACACGCTTGTTACAGATCAGAGAAGAGAGGAGACAAGCCGTCGAGGACCACGTGCGGGCCGTCAACAAGATCCTCCGAGAGGCTGAGCACGCTGGAACAGAGCAACACCAGAACAGCTCCGAAGAGGAATGGGGGGGCTTCTCTGACACAGACGTGCCAGAGGCGCCGATTGAGCTGGAAGAGGAATACATCGACGAGGACAGGTTCACGACCGTCACCGTGGAGGCAGTTAGTGTCGATCGAGATGGGCTGCATAAACCGGATCTCAACCAGCCGTCAGAAGATGAGGGGTCAGAACCGGAGGAAAAGGGTGATACAGAGCAGGAGGGCGGCCAGAAACGGGTTTCGAAGCGACCGAAAGACTCGAGTcggaagaaaaagaagaagttCCGGTACGAAAACAAGCTGCAAAGAGAGTTGGAAGCGCGGAAGCAGAGGGCAAAGCGAAGGAAGAGATAGGCTAGTCAGGGTCGACCTTGACAAAACCACGAGATTCCTGGAGAACGAACTGCGCTCGCACGGGTGAGGGCTGAAGGGATGTGTGATTGTGCTGCCGCAACACTTCGCAAGTATTTAGGCAGCGCTATTGACTGGTCCATCTCCAACCATCGTCCCCCGATGCGACAAACCGCAGGTACGGAATCAGAACCCGGAATACATAGCTCGACGTAACGAACCCGGCCACCCGACCGAAGCGGGCTCCGCTCAGATGGTGTTGATCTCGTTCTGGAAgtcctccagctccttctGCACAGCCGCGTACTTCTTGGCCATCTCCTCGTACTTGGCCTCCCACTGATCGCGCTCCTGTTCGAGAGCCTGGACTTTCCGCTCGAAGTGTCCGGCCTTGACGTCGGTCTGCCGCAGCCTGTACAGAAGAGGCGGTCAGCAAGGACGCGGGCTGTGCGGGGTCCCGGCGTTGCCGACTTACTTCTCGTTGGCCTCACGCAACGTCCGGTCAGcttcctcggcctcttcCTCGAGAAGTTGGAGCCTTCGAGTCAGCGTTTCGTTCTGGGTTCCGTGCTGCTGTCCTTCGCTGGCAGCAGCCTTGAGTTCCTTGACTTGGGCCTCGTATTTCTctacctcggcctcgagcaaGCTGTTCTTGTGCGTGAGGGAGATGATCTCCTGCTCTTTCTGAAGGTTCTCctgctcgagcgccttgACCTTGGCCTGGAGCTCCTCGACCTTGGCAGACGactcctcggcctccagGCGGAGCTGGTTCATTTTCTGGAACGCACATCGCGCCGTCAGCAGTTTGAAGCATCGCCAGAGAAAAGCTAAAATAGGGACACAAGGTagcgcgagcagcgcggGCACCGTGACGCCCAACGTCAGCGGCGATGGCATTCATCGCTTTGGGGGGATGTCCCAAGTGAACCCAATGGTGGGGCCAACGCGGAAACAGGGGTGCCAGCTTTGGGAGGTTTTGAAGTGACCTTACCTCCTTAATGCGATCCATGATTGCAGTTGGTCGGCGGTGTAAGCTATGAAGTCGAAATTAAAGTGATTTTTGAAAGCGAAAGTAATCGCGGGTTGGATGCCACAGCTCGTTGTGGGAGATTGGGAGGAAGTGGGAAGTCGGTGGATGCGAACAAGCAGCTCAAGTTGGAGGAGGAAATGAGGACCAGCAACTGCCCCTCACCTCAAGCGGCAGGGGGGTTGCCGCTGTCTGATCGACCCGCCCAGCCAATGGTGGGGACATTGCAGCCTGCGCCGTTGCTGTGCCAACCGCCGCTGTCCATTTCAGAAGCCCACTCGAGCCACGCGTGCTGCGCGCGAGCTTCAAGGTTTCCACTTTGCTCAGTCCCTGCCCATTTCTCgagccaaatcagccagtCCGTGATCTTGCTTGCATTCGTTGACTATCATCGACGCCACCTCAAATTGCAGCCGCGACACACTGTCACCGTTCGCGCGCAACGATGCTTGCGGCCCACCACGACCAGGAGAATGTTTACACGCACCAGGCTGGCGCCTCGAAGCAGCAGCTCCAGGCAAAGACGCCTGGTGCACGCTATCCAAAGACACCCTTGAGAATCCCGCTCAAAGACGAGAATGCGCATCATGGCTTTGGCGGAAAGACGAAAGGAAACAACGAAAACAATCTCACCATCGGCAAGGGCACAGCTGGGCTCGGCAAGTCCGGCAAGCCAGCCATGGTGACCCCCGCAGGTATGCTCTTCTGCTTGTTTCAATTTACGTCCCCCGTTAACCATTGCCGCAGAACCTCGAACCGCCCGGGCGCCTCTCGGAAACAAGACAACCAATGCCAAAGCCAGGGCAACGCAGCAGACCCCGGGCGTCAAGTCGATTATCCGTGAATTTGAGAGAACAAGCGTCAAGCCGACCACCACTCTCCGACCGAAGCATGCTCCGCCACAGATTGAGGCAACAAAATTTGAGGTGCACACAGACAAGGATccgctcgaggaggaggagattgAATACGCGCCTCCCAGGCCGAAGGATATACCCTACGAGTCCGACGTGTTCCCTGATGGGGTTTTGACCTTTGAGGGGCTCAAGCCTGAGAATCTCTTCAAGGGCTACTACCAATACTACTACAACCGCGTGGATGAAGAGGGTAAAACAGCCATGGAGCGCAAGATGGAGGAGCGACAAAAGCGCAGCTTTGCCCGCGGGGAGGAGCAGATCCGCAAAGATATGGATGAGTTCGACTGGAGCATCGGCGACATCCCCGAGAGCAAGGACGCGTTCAAAAAGCAGAGCACCGCGACGCCAACAGCTATGGCAGTAGCCGGGAAGAAAGCCTCGCATCCGACTGCAAGGCAACCCTCAACGATCGCCTCGAGGAAGGCAGCATCAGCTCTAGCCACATTGTCCAAGCCATCTGGAACAGCACAGCCCAAACCAGTTGGTACTACGGGACCAGCGGCAAACAAGCCCGCGAGCAAGGGATTCCTCTTGCCAAAGCGCAAACCAGCGCAGCAAGTAACTCAGCCTAACGTTCCAGCCAGGGAGCGGACAGCTGCCTTGCTCGCTTCACGGAGCACACTTGGCTACAACAAGGGCCGGTCCGTGTCCTCCGTTGTCCACGGCAGCAACGTCGATTCGACCAGTCGCCAGCCGCAGATTGCTCCAAAGCCTCGGGCGTTGATGCGATCCGCAAGCACGGCCTCTACGAGTTCGGAAGCCACAATCACACCAGCCCGGTTTGCCCAGTCCTCCTCTGAGTGGAAGAAGCCGGACTTCCTCTCCATCTTCGACGCCGATGAGGAAGAAGACGGCATAGGTGGCACCATGCCCCCaatggacgacgacgatgaggaTTTTCACCTGACCGTGAAGTTTGAGTGAACCGGAGTGGTTCTTGGTTTCTTGTCTGAGTTTACCAAGGGGGTTGCAGGTTGGCGTTGGCTGTCGCGGCGTTTGGGAATCACTGGCAGCATTGCTTTCTGCCGACTGGCTTTATTGGCGGCATTGGTATGCCAGGATGTGATGGAATACAATTTGGTTTATGGAGAGCGTGATCTTCGCACCCAGCGGCTTCAAAATGCCGCTTTGCGGTCAAGCCAAACTGTGGTTAGCCTTGCGAAGAACGGATCAAGCATGGTTGTTTGTTTACTTCCCAAGACCAGACCCAGGTCTGGAGGGTCAGTCCGAGTGGTTTTGTGTCAGTTCTGGGGCCAAGTATGTCTTATGAAGGAAAATTCATTGTCGATGCTTTTGACCTCATGGTAGTAATGAATTCTGCACAGTCCGGGCCACACAGCGTCGATATCATCAAGAATTGGCCATGGCCTCTTGCTCCTGACCAAACGAGGCCGATGCTCGTCTGGTGATCATCTCCATCCCTATCCCTCACAACGCTAATGTTGTTCAACCTCCGCTCGCAATCCTGGGCCCCATTGAAGCCACTCTTGGCGAAGCGCCACAGCCCAGGTATTCAGCGCTCGGGCCACCTGGCGCGGACACCGCCAACCACTTTCGGTCTAGCGAGACAATGGCTCCCTCGCGACTTCACACGCTGTGCCCAGTTGGTTGTCTCCTAAACTTTCAACTTCACGTCGCTTCGCTTCGCGTCCAGCAGCCCAGCTCTTCCCTCACAGCACGTTTTTTCAAACGAACACGGAGTGCACGTGTGCCGGTCGCAGCAATTCCCCAGGACTTCTTGctgattttttttttcccctgACGTGCTGGAGGCCTCTCAACCGCTTGCGCTCAGCGGCGCAGCTCAGTGACGCCCTTCATTCGGCAAAGCTTTGTCACGGCAAGGCTTTGTCGCGTGGACTGGCGGTTGGGACCTGCGCGCCTAATTCTCCCGCCACATCGCAAATTCCAAGCTCGACGGCGCTCATGCATGGTGCGTCCCGGTATCGCCAACACCGAAGATGACTCttggaggaggacggcggcagcggtaACAGTGACCCCTTCTCGCGATGACTCGCCCTGCTGGCGCGAGCTTCGCTCAGttcttccccgccgccccgcgcGCCGCAAGGGACAGGGCCATGGAACGCGAAAAGGCGAAAATGAAAGCACAGGAGTCTCCATCCGTGCAGGCAGCCGACATCAATGGCCACAACTCCCCGCTGAACCCTGCGACATCCGCACCACAACATGCCGGCGCTGGCACTGCCGGCACCGCTGGCGCCAGCCGTGATGTTGCACACCTACCGACAGATGATGCCGACTCGCTTGCCGGAGATGCCCTCAACGTTGGAGGTTCGGTTAGCTCGCACGCCAGCACAAGTTCTTCAGTCTTTAGTGCCCCCGCGCGACCGAGCAATTCGGCCGCCGCGAAAAGCTCAAATGGCCAACCCACCCCACCTACCACGCACGCATCCCCGTCGTCATATTTATCATCAACTGCGGGTGTCAAGGCACAGTCGCTCactccccgccgcgccgacgaaATAGACGGACGCAGCCCGGTACCCAACGGAACAGTCCTTGAAGCCCCGAACGCCGGACGTGTGCCTGCCCGAGACCCGTCTCGCTCGATTCTGTCCATCAGATGCAGATATGATCCACATTTGGATGCTTCGGTTCCGATCCccgagaagaggaagagaaAACCGGTATACAAAGAGTTTGGACCGGTACGTGTACACGTGATACTTCCATACCAAAGGGGGGAGCGTCATCTTGGTTCGTGAATTGACTGGCTAATGCTGTGCATAGGGCAACCGAGATGACGCTCCCCCCTCAGACCCTCGCCTGGCCAAGGGCGGGAGGTTAAACTACATCAACGTCGACTTCCACCTCCCGAAGGCCCGGCTACGCCATGCGCCCTACAACCTGAAGCCGTACAAGTATGATCCCAAGACCTCCTGCGGTCCGGGACCTCCCACCCAGATCGTGGTCATGGGGTTCAACCCGTTGCTTGCCTTTTCCAAGGTGACTGCCGTGTTCGCTTCGTTCGGCGACATCGCCGAGAGTAGCAACAAGATGCACCCAGAGACGGGGAGCTACCTCGGCTTCGCCACATTCCGCTACAGAGATTCAAAGCCCAGCCGTTCGCGTCCGATTCCGGTTCCCGCAGCCGAGGCCGCCAGGCGCGCCGTCCGGGCAATGAACGGGAAGAGAATTGAGGCGAGCACCGTCCGCGTCGAGTACGATGCTGATGGCAAGAAGAGCTCTCGGATGCTGGAAGAGGTGCTgaagaaagagaaagagaaCGAATCGACGCAGGGCCCAGGCGAACCCAAGATCCCCACTGGCCCGAGACCCAAAGACTTCATTCCCGGCCCCCCTCCGACCGCACCCAAGGCCCCCGCAGCCCACCGTGGCTTGATGAACGTCCAAGGCGTTTGGGTCCCAAAGCCCCGACTGGATTCCGTGATTGAGGTCGAGCCCATTGCCCCACGCCTTAAACACGAGCCGTACATCTTTGTTGCGCACCAACACGTTCCCGTCATGCCCACCACGGTGACCCACATGAAGAGGCGCCTTAAAACATTCATGTTTGAGGACATCCGGGCTGACAGGAGCGGCTACTACATCATCTTCCGAGATTCAGGACATGGGCGAGCCGAGGCCGATCGCTGCTACCGGTCTGCAGACCGCACAGCCTTCTTTACCTACACCATGGTCATGGAGCTCCATCTGTACGGGACGGCTGGCAAGACCTCGCATAGCTCAGatgcccggcgccgaagtCGCACCCCCGAGCGGAGACGATTTGACGACAGCAGGTCGCACCGTGAACGTGACCATGAACATGACGGCAGCAAGCGCGATGAGGAGAGAGCCAAGCGTGAGGAGCGAGAGCGTCGAAggcgcgaggaggaggcggacttggaggaggagaagcggcAAAGGGCTAAGAACTTTGACCCGGTTCTCGAAGCCACGGAAGTCGTCCTCCGGGAGATGAAGGAGCAGTTGATCAAGCATATTCGGACCAAGATCGCGGCACCGGCTCTTTTCAAATTCCTGGATCCTGCCAACCACTACGCCACGCGACGCAGACTCAATCTCGAGGATCCTGTTAGTGCCAGGCTTCCTCCCATTTCTCTCGACGACTACGAGGAGCGCTCGCCCGTGGGCACGCCGAACTCGAGGGGGGATCCCATTGAGCGACGGACGGCCCGGCTTGACGTCTCCGCGCTGCCGCGCATCCGCAAGGTCAAGAATGCCGGATTGAACACCCGTAAGCATGGGTTCAACGATCCGTTTGCGCGCAACCGCCCTGCGGCTAGGCGCAGCGCATTTCGGTCCCTCCATTACCGCCTGAGGAGCGACAGCGAGGGTGAATCTGAGGATGAAACCGAGAATAGGACATCGCTCGGCCGCGACACAGAGGAACTTGAGTCCCGACCTCGCAGCCGTATGGGCTCGGAATTCGGCGCGGACAAGGATGACTACGGATTCTGGGGCCCGGGCGAGGAGGATTCCATGACGGAGGCCAGTTTTGCTCTGAATGACAGCTCGGTACTGCCAAAGAAGAGGAAGCTGGATCTGCAGGTGGAAACGGCCATTAAACGGCAGAAGAAGACGGACGAGGAGCTTTTCGGCGTGGCCATTGACCGCATCGAAACCGAGTTCCCATCTTCTGAGCCATCTCCGGAGGACCTTCTTCTCCCGGACGCCGGAGCCGCGGAGGAGAATGAAACGGACAGTTCCCGGATGCCAACGCCCTTGCCGCAAGGGGCGCAGGCCAAGCCGAAAGCCGCGCCTAAAACGAAGAAGAAGTCGAAGAAGCAGCTGCTCGAAGAGAGGGAAGCTCTCAAACGGCAACAGCAAGAGATATTCGAGAGAGAGGCGTTGCCATCGGAGGAAGTGGACGAGGCCAAACCGACACCTGAGGCGGAGACGGAGCCGAAGAAGCCCGGGAAGCCCGAtgccgaagaagaggaggagaagccTGACCTGGACGAGAATCTGTACCCGTCCCGGAAGGTCGCAGCTTTGGAGCTGCCTGAGGACTTCAGCTTCGACGTGGCGGCATTGCAAGAGTTGATGCTGGGGGAGAACGATCAACCAGACGTCGACAAGCTTTGCAAGAAGTTCGGGCGCTGCAAGATGGACGACCCCGAGCTATGGTTATGGAGGCGAGATCGAATCCGTGAGCTGAACTCGGCGCGGGGGTCAAAAAAGGAACCGGTTCGCATCGAGGGCTACTATGTCCCGAATCCCACTGGCTGTGCGAGGACTGAGGGCGTGAAGAAGATCCTCAATTCGGAGAAGTCGAAATATCTCCCGCACCACCTCATGGTGCAGAAGGCCAGAGAGGAGCGTCAGGCGCAGACGGGCAAAAACGCCAAAGACGCGGCGCTCGCGGCAGCGGAAGCGGCCAGGCTGGCCGCGGAGAGTCTCGTCGCGAAGGGGAATTCCCGAGCCAACCGGGCCAACAACCGTCGCTTCGTGGCGGACCTCAACGACCAGCGGAAAACGCTCGGCCAGGATTCGGACGTCTTGCGGTTTAACCAGCTGAAGAAGCGAAAGAAGCCCGTCAAGTTCGACCGGTCGGCCATCCACAACTGGGGCCTGTATGCAATGGAGAACATACCCAAGGATGACATGATCATCGAGTACGTGGGCGAGGAGGTCCGGCAGCAGATCGCCGAGATCCGCGAGCACAGGTACCTGAAGAGCGGCATCGGCAGCAGCTACCTCTTCCGCATCGACGACAACACGGTCATCGACGCGACGAAGAAGGGCGGCATCGCGCGCTTCATCAACCACAGTTGCATGCCCAACTGCACGGCCAAGATCATCAAGGTGGAGGGCAGCAAGCGGATCGTGATCTATGCGCTCCGGGACATCGCGCAGAGTAAGTTGCTTCCTTTTTGGATCTGCCTTCTTTTGGTTGGGATAGCTATCAGCTGACGCCGTATCGTACCACAGACGAGGAGTTAACATACGACTACAAGTTTGAGCGCGAGCTTGGCAGCACGGACCGCATCCCCTGCCTGTGCGGAACGGCAGCGTGCAAGGGCTTCCTCAACTAAAGACTACCTCCCCACCTCATAATGCCTCCTGCATGTCCTGTCTTCCTCACCTCTTCCTGCTCTTGGGGATCCTCACCAACCATTGCTGCCCTGTTTTTGAGGTGAGGATTCTCTCTGGAATTCTGCGATGTTTCCATTGCATCGTACATATCACATCAAGTCATCAGACCTCGCATCCCCATCATCTCAGAGTCCCCGCGGTCGGTTTCGGGGAGATCAAATTATCGACGCCGTTCAATGAGATCTGATCATGGAGGAGAGAATGGCTCTCCCATTTTTTACTCCCTCTCTCACTGTCTTCAGAGCGGAGTTGAGAACCATTATTTGAGGCGTCGGTTCAGGTTGGGGCACCGGTTTGGGCAAACCGCCCTTTTAATGGGGTGGGGTTGTTGCGAGGGCAAGGGAGGCGCGAAGTCTGCTTCCCGGATGGAGCATTTGCAGCGAATTCATTCAGTCAGTTTTTTTTCCCCGTCTTGGCCTTCGCATCATTTGGATCTGTCGTGGTGTTGCGGTGGTGATTGAGACGGCTTGACCGAATCTTCCGAGGTGCGGTGTCATTGTTCTTTCTTGCTTTGGTGGGGTGAGAAAAGGAGTTTCGGATCATCGGACGGACGGGCGGATGGATGGTGCTTCCAAGTTatccggcggccggcggcgtttTCGTGGACGGGAGAAACGGGCGGCATGACGTGTTGAGGCCGGCGGTCTCGTCCGGTGGTTGTTCTTTTCGGCTCTGCGCCGTTGTGTCTTGTGGGGTGGCTTGTACTGATATATTGGTGCTGTACCCGAGCTATATATGGTCGTGTCGTAGTGTAATGGGATGATGCATTGGGTTGGTGCTGTAGAAGCCGTGCTGCTCTGTGAACTGATCCATATCGTTACCTGGTTGGCTTCGGCACAGTGCTCCGGCGTCCATACTGTGAGCGGCTTTGTGTGTACTCCGCAGCATTGATTCAGTGCATACTCTATGAAGCTCCCCTAAGAAATAACATTCTTGATTGCAACCGACGGGGAGCAGCCACGGTTCTCCAACTGTCAGTGAAGCCAGTGTCTCGCGAGGAAGCGTCGCGGGGCAGTTTAACTCGTAGAGGTGTGGAGTGAAGGGAAAAAAGGGAGGCATACACTAAAGAGAGATCGGCAAATCCACATTGCATCAGATAGTACCACATATACCTATTCAATATCTGCTATCCCGGGCCGTGGTTTCGAGCGAGCAAGCGGTGCCGAAAAGGGGTGTCCTGCGGCGTCGCATTCGTTGCCTTTTCCTCCAGCGTTTGAGCGGCTGAGCCGTGGATGGCACCATTCAACTGGGGATCCAACCAGCATCACCCAACTGGGAACCTTCACGGAGTAACTATCCGTACTTCGATACAAGCACACCGAACGGCTTCAGACCCGACTGCTTTGGAATTCGTTCTCTTCTCGCGCACCAACATCTGTGCACTCGTTACGAAGTACAGTACAACCGTCTGTTACACGAACGTCGGGGTGTCTGCCTGGCTTTCTCGATTCTTGAATGCAGGTCGGACTGCGGCCGCGATTGAAGGCGCGGCCGTCGCTGGTCGATCTGTTGGTTCGAGCTGGAGCTGGCAGCCAATCCGGCCGACCCGACCCGCCGCCCgaaggaggagcagcaggagctccagcagccgcagcagcccctGAAGCCCCAGAAGCGCGGCCCACTGCATCATTGCCGCCTCCACTCTCTTCGGCAGGCACCGCCCCGGCCTCCGACCGGGAGCTTGTCGAAGCTGCAAACCTCCCGCTTCCACCGTCACCCGGCACACCACCCCTCTCCGAATCCACATCCacatccgcatccgcatccgcacCCGCGCCGGCATCTGCCCCGAAGAACCAGCCGACGATTGTTATTAATCTTGCAcctccgcctgcgcctgcatCCGCGCCCGCTGCGTTTTCCTCGTCGCCCAGCATGGCCCCTGTAAGCAGCCCTCGCCCCGCCAGCACGAGCCTTACTTGATGATGCCTGCCGCCAACACCCTTCCCTCTACCCAAGAGTTGCCCGTGGCCTTGACTTTACAAGCTGACGCTGCTTGATTGCAGTCGCGGACGGACGGCGACAAAGATGGCGTCCATACAGGTGCGCATACCCTTCCAGCGTGCTTCACTTCTCC from Thermothielavioides terrestris NRRL 8126 chromosome 1, complete sequence includes these protein-coding regions:
- a CDS encoding lysine methyltransferase enzyme-like protein (Contains conserved domain SET[pfam00856], SET domains are protein lysine methyltransferase enzymes) codes for the protein MTRPAGASFAQFFPAAPRAARDRAMEREKAKMKAQESPSVQAADINGHNSPLNPATSAPQHAGAGTAGTAGASRDVAHLPTDDADSLAGDALNVGGSVSSHASTSSSVFSAPARPSNSAAAKSSNGQPTPPTTHASPSSYLSSTAGVKAQSLTPRRADEIDGRSPVPNGTVLEAPNAGRVPARDPSRSILSIRCRYDPHLDASVPIPEKRKRKPVYKEFGPGNRDDAPPSDPRLAKGGRLNYINVDFHLPKARLRHAPYNLKPYKYDPKTSCGPGPPTQIVVMGFNPLLAFSKVTAVFASFGDIAESSNKMHPETGSYLGFATFRYRDSKPSRSRPIPVPAAEAARRAVRAMNGKRIEASTVRVEYDADGKKSSRMLEEVLKKEKENESTQGPGEPKIPTGPRPKDFIPGPPPTAPKAPAAHRGLMNVQGVWVPKPRLDSVIEVEPIAPRLKHEPYIFVAHQHVPVMPTTVTHMKRRLKTFMFEDIRADRSGYYIIFRDSGHGRAEADRCYRSADRTAFFTYTMVMELHLYGTAGKTSHSSDARRRSRTPERRRFDDSRSHRERDHEHDGSKRDEERAKREERERRRREEEADLEEEKRQRAKNFDPVLEATEVVLREMKEQLIKHIRTKIAAPALFKFLDPANHYATRRRLNLEDPVSARLPPISLDDYEERSPVGTPNSRGDPIERRTARLDVSALPRIRKVKNAGLNTRKHGFNDPFARNRPAARRSAFRSLHYRLRSDSEGESEDETENRTSLGRDTEELESRPRSRMGSEFGADKDDYGFWGPGEEDSMTEASFALNDSSVLPKKRKLDLQVETAIKRQKKTDEELFGVAIDRIETEFPSSEPSPEDLLLPDAGAAEENETDSSRMPTPLPQGAQAKPKAAPKTKKKSKKQLLEEREALKRQQQEIFEREALPSEEVDEAKPTPEAETEPKKPGKPDAEEEEEKPDLDENLYPSRKVAALELPEDFSFDVAALQELMLGENDQPDVDKLCKKFGRCKMDDPELWLWRRDRIRELNSARGSKKEPVRIEGYYVPNPTGCARTEGVKKILNSEKSKYLPHHLMVQKAREERQAQTGKNAKDAALAAAEAARLAAESLVAKGNSRANRANNRRFVADLNDQRKTLGQDSDVLRFNQLKKRKKPVKFDRSAIHNWGLYAMENIPKDDMIIEYVGEEVRQQIAEIREHRYLKSGIGSSYLFRIDDNTVIDATKKGGIARFINHSCMPNCTAKIIKVEGSKRIVIYALRDIAQNEELTYDYKFERELGSTDRIPCLCGTAACKGFLN